GATCCGGCGGACACGGATGGTGGGGACGTGGTCACCGGTGTCGGAGTTCGTGGTCACCTTCGAGGTGTCGAACCAGATGATCCCGACGCGGAGCTGCTCGTCGATCTCGCCGAGCCCTTCGCGGACGAGGATCGGGGCGAGGGCGTCGACGCCGTTGGTCTGGGGGTCTCCTGGCATGGAGGTGGCGAGCTTCACGGATGCGCTCATGTGGGTGGTGCTCCTTCTAGAACAGCGGCTCGTCGGCCGCGGCGGGTGGGGTGGTGCTCGAGCTGGTGCTGCGTGCCTTCGCCTCGCACGTGGCGTGGTGGGGCATGAACCGGAGGGAGTCGAGCGGTCCCGGCCGGTGGTCTCGGGAGATCACGAACCCGACGAGCCGGCCGCCGCTGATGCGGGCGGCGACGTTGCCCTTGGGGTTGGTGAGGGGGTTGACGGGGAGGGCGCTGCCGGTGTCGAGCCGTACGAAGCGGATGGGGAGGTGGCAGTCGCGGCATTCGTGGAGGGGTGCGGCGTCGCGGAGGACGTCGCGCTGTCGGCGGTTCACCAGGGCTTCCGGTCGAGCCAGAGGACGAGGGCGAGGAGGCCGACGAGCGCGAACGCCGCGCCGATGACGATCACCGCGCCAGCCCCAGCGCTTGCGCGGCCCGCTCGACCTGATCCCACGCCGTGCGGTCCCCGCCATGGCGGTCCGGGTGGGCCGCGCCCCGCGCCCTGCGGTAGGCGCGCTCGTCGATGGGGCCCGGCCCGCCGGACCAGTGGATGAGCACGTTCTCCGCTTCGTGCCGGGGCATCGCCGGCGGTGCGGCGGGCATCGGGGTGCCGCCGCCGATCGCCCTGAAGCCCTGGTACTGCTGGCCGGTCTCCGTCGCGCCGTACCGGTCAACCGCGCGCAGCGCCTCCAGCGTCTTCGCGATCGCCCGGACGTTGTGCTGCCACGCCGGCCCCTGGTCGTAGTACGACGTCGTGAAGGTGTCGCAGCGGTACAGCATCGGGCCGTGCGCGACGGTCTCGAACGCGACGACGACGGCGGGGGTGGCGGCCTGCGCCTTCGCCTTCGGCCGCCCGTCGACCCTCAGGTCACCTTCGCGGAGGTCGACCTCGACGACGATGTCCCGGCCACGGAGGCGACCGACCTCGGCGAGCAGCAACTCCTCGGTCTCAGGCCAGGAGGACGAGAACCGGGTCGGCGTGCGGCGTCCCTCGGGGCGGAGCCAGGTCCGGTCAGACAGCGGGCGGACGGTGTACGTCATCGGTTGGCCGCCTCGGCATACCAACGCTCGATCTCCCCATGCGTCGCGACCGTCCGACCAGCAGCCTTCGCCCGCTCATGACAGGTCTCGCGGCCCGGGTCGAGATCCACGATCGTCGCCTGGGCCCGCCGGTACTCCTGCCGCTGCCACTGCTTCGGCGCCGTGTCGACCAGCCACACCGTGTACGCCGGCGCACCGTCCCGCTTGATCTCCGCGACCAGCGTCCGGACGAGGTAGGCGCGGAGTTCGCGGGCGAGGATCCGGTGCGGGGTGCTGGTCGACCAGTCGACGTGGTCTGTCTCCGCGCCGAGCGCGACGGCGATCGCGTCGACGTCGATGACGACGTCCCCGGTCTCGCGGTGGTCGTTGACGTACGTGCTCTTGCCGGCGCAGGGCGGGCCGGTGACGACGGTCAGCCCCATCACGCACCGCCCTCGTGGTCCTCGATCGCGCACGGGCAGGCAGCGGGCTCGTCAGCGACGTAGTCCCACGACCCGCCGTCGCAGTTGCCGTGCTTCCCGGCCCGGCACTCCGGACA
This genomic interval from Nocardioides kongjuensis contains the following:
- a CDS encoding molecular chaperone DnaJ, with translation MTYTVRPLSDRTWLRPEGRRTPTRFSSSWPETEELLLAEVGRLRGRDIVVEVDLREGDLRVDGRPKAKAQAATPAVVVAFETVAHGPMLYRCDTFTTSYYDQGPAWQHNVRAIAKTLEALRAVDRYGATETGQQYQGFRAIGGGTPMPAAPPAMPRHEAENVLIHWSGGPGPIDERAYRRARGAAHPDRHGGDRTAWDQVERAAQALGLAR
- a CDS encoding AAA family ATPase produces the protein MGLTVVTGPPCAGKSTYVNDHRETGDVVIDVDAIAVALGAETDHVDWSTSTPHRILARELRAYLVRTLVAEIKRDGAPAYTVWLVDTAPKQWQRQEYRRAQATIVDLDPGRETCHERAKAAGRTVATHGEIERWYAEAANR